A window from Bacillus marinisedimentorum encodes these proteins:
- a CDS encoding aldehyde dehydrogenase family protein, with translation MATVKEQKMEPLDMKRDFYHLIINGERVESSSNETFTTYNPATGAALAEVAKGSVEDADAAVQAARQAFDKGKWKRYPAGKRARVMNKIASIMRSRFKELVELEVLNSGKTIAAAQGQVMQAIEDFEFYAGAIVSHRGKVNNVPGGFFNYTMNEPVGVCAQIIPWNYPMMMAAWKIAPAIAAGCSVVVKPASLTPLTAIVMAEICHEAGVPEGVVNVVPGPGSTVGDHLVKHEGVDKVAFTGSTPVGKDIMEKASQTLKRVTLELGGKSPNIVFEDADVDAAVDGSLFGIFYNSGQSCEARSRLYVHEDIYDEFMEKFTAKTKRLVLGDPFDKGTHMGAIIDRSQLETIHGFVKSAIEDGATVVTGGEEMKVEGYENGHWYAPTIITDVNHDMEVVKEEIFGPVVVVMKFKDEKEVIGLANDSKYGLGSAIWTKDQGKATRVANQIQAGIVMVNCPFSAFPGTPFGGYKQSGFGRELSAETLDLYTEEKSVISYYGSRPLNPLGVE, from the coding sequence ATGGCAACGGTAAAAGAACAAAAAATGGAACCGCTGGACATGAAACGGGATTTTTATCATCTGATCATTAACGGTGAACGGGTGGAAAGCAGTTCCAACGAAACGTTCACTACATATAACCCGGCAACTGGCGCTGCGCTTGCCGAAGTCGCAAAAGGGTCTGTTGAAGATGCGGATGCTGCCGTCCAGGCGGCACGGCAGGCGTTTGATAAAGGCAAATGGAAGCGGTATCCGGCCGGAAAGCGGGCGCGCGTGATGAACAAGATCGCTTCGATTATGCGGTCCCGCTTCAAGGAACTGGTTGAGCTGGAGGTGCTGAACAGCGGCAAAACGATCGCCGCCGCCCAGGGCCAGGTCATGCAGGCCATTGAGGACTTCGAATTTTATGCCGGTGCCATCGTCAGCCACCGCGGCAAAGTGAACAATGTGCCGGGCGGATTTTTCAACTATACGATGAATGAACCGGTCGGCGTATGCGCGCAAATCATTCCGTGGAATTACCCGATGATGATGGCAGCCTGGAAAATCGCCCCTGCGATTGCGGCCGGTTGTTCGGTCGTTGTGAAACCGGCCAGCCTGACGCCGCTCACCGCCATTGTCATGGCTGAAATTTGCCACGAAGCGGGAGTTCCGGAAGGGGTAGTGAACGTAGTGCCTGGGCCGGGTTCCACTGTCGGCGATCATCTCGTGAAGCATGAAGGCGTCGACAAAGTGGCGTTCACAGGTTCAACTCCTGTCGGCAAAGATATCATGGAAAAAGCTTCGCAAACGCTGAAGAGAGTGACGCTGGAGCTTGGCGGCAAATCCCCGAACATCGTATTTGAAGATGCCGATGTGGATGCTGCCGTCGATGGATCGCTTTTCGGTATTTTCTACAATTCCGGACAATCCTGCGAAGCACGGTCCCGCCTTTATGTCCACGAGGATATTTATGATGAGTTCATGGAAAAGTTCACTGCCAAAACGAAGCGGCTCGTCCTTGGCGACCCGTTTGATAAAGGCACGCACATGGGTGCGATCATTGACCGGAGCCAGCTGGAAACAATCCACGGCTTTGTGAAGTCGGCAATCGAGGACGGGGCGACTGTTGTCACGGGTGGCGAAGAAATGAAGGTTGAAGGATATGAAAATGGCCACTGGTACGCACCGACCATCATTACCGATGTGAATCATGATATGGAAGTCGTAAAAGAAGAGATATTCGGGCCTGTCGTTGTCGTCATGAAGTTCAAAGATGAAAAAGAAGTGATCGGCCTGGCAAATGACTCAAAATACGGTCTCGGTTCTGCCATTTGGACAAAAGACCAGGGCAAAGCGACACGCGTCGCCAACCAGATTCAGGCCGGCATTGTCATGGTGAATTGCCCGTTCTCCGCCTTCCCGGGCACACCATTCGGCGGATACAAGCAGTCCGGTTTCGGACGTGAGCTCAGTGCTGAGACGCTTGACCTTTATACAGAAGAAAAGAGCGTCATTTCTTATTACGGCAGCCGTCCGCTCAATCCGCTCGGCGTCGAATAA
- a CDS encoding enoyl-CoA hydratase-related protein produces the protein MYETIRYELKGHVAEITLNRPDKLNAFTAQMNKEVTAAVKKASRDQGVRCLVITGAGRAFCAGQDLAEVTDDMDHAEVIRSNYRPMILALSECEKPVVAAVNGTAAGAGMSLALACDFRLLSEKASFMEAFIHVGLVPDSGNLYYLPRLVGHAKALELAVLGEKISAQEAKEIGLATKVIAPETFEQETALFADKLAEMPTKAIGLIKRYLQESWETDLDGMLEKEAYAQRIAGQSADHREGVASFLGKRKPAFQGQ, from the coding sequence ATGTACGAAACGATACGTTACGAGCTGAAAGGACACGTCGCTGAGATTACGCTGAACCGTCCCGACAAGCTGAATGCTTTTACAGCCCAAATGAATAAAGAGGTTACCGCGGCGGTCAAAAAAGCGTCCCGGGACCAGGGTGTCCGCTGCCTTGTCATCACAGGAGCGGGCCGGGCCTTTTGTGCGGGCCAGGACCTTGCCGAAGTGACGGATGATATGGACCATGCCGAAGTCATCCGCAGCAACTACCGGCCGATGATATTGGCGCTTTCCGAGTGCGAAAAGCCGGTTGTCGCCGCCGTCAACGGCACGGCAGCAGGTGCTGGGATGAGCCTTGCCCTTGCCTGCGATTTCCGGCTGCTGTCGGAAAAGGCGAGTTTCATGGAAGCGTTCATTCACGTCGGCCTTGTGCCGGATTCAGGCAATTTATATTATTTGCCGCGGCTTGTCGGCCATGCGAAAGCGCTGGAGCTTGCCGTTCTCGGCGAAAAAATATCCGCACAGGAAGCGAAGGAAATCGGGCTTGCGACCAAAGTGATCGCGCCGGAAACGTTCGAGCAAGAGACGGCATTGTTCGCCGATAAGCTTGCGGAGATGCCGACAAAAGCGATCGGCCTCATCAAACGATATCTCCAGGAAAGCTGGGAGACGGACCTTGACGGCATGCTTGAAAAAGAGGCATACGCCCAGAGAATTGCCGGCCAATCAGCAGACCATAGGGAAGGTGTCGCCTCTTTTCTCGGAAAACGGAAACCGGCCTTTCAGGGCCAATAA
- the paaD gene encoding 1,2-phenylacetyl-CoA epoxidase subunit PaaD, which produces MLAKKAGAVMESLKANIMEVLETVKDPEMTTVSVLDLGMIEEVEVSGSSVRISVLPTFLGCPALDIIHNNVKTAAEGVAGIEHAEVIFIKHPAWTSDRITKEGREHLKEFGIAPPPEKVADDGMWQVECPYCESPYTAVENLFGPTACRSILYCKSCRNPFEAMKPMTDLSMTGN; this is translated from the coding sequence ATGCTAGCGAAGAAAGCGGGTGCAGTAATGGAAAGTCTGAAAGCGAACATCATGGAAGTGCTGGAAACCGTCAAAGACCCGGAAATGACAACAGTCAGTGTGCTGGATCTCGGGATGATAGAAGAGGTGGAAGTAAGCGGAAGCTCGGTCCGCATTTCCGTCCTTCCTACGTTTCTTGGATGCCCTGCTCTTGATATCATCCACAACAATGTCAAGACGGCGGCTGAAGGTGTGGCGGGGATTGAGCACGCCGAAGTCATTTTCATCAAGCATCCCGCCTGGACATCCGATCGCATCACAAAGGAAGGCCGCGAACACCTGAAGGAATTCGGCATCGCTCCGCCTCCTGAAAAGGTGGCTGATGACGGCATGTGGCAGGTGGAATGCCCGTATTGCGAGTCCCCTTACACTGCTGTCGAGAATCTATTCGGGCCGACAGCATGCCGCAGCATCCTGTACTGCAAATCGTGCCGGAATCCGTTTGAAGCGATGAAGCCGATGACTGATCTGAGCATGACCGGCAATTAA
- the paaB gene encoding 1,2-phenylacetyl-CoA epoxidase subunit PaaB — MDAKRADGFYQEFEVFSKRTDSAPMQYQFSLLAPNHELALVMAQENFMRREPAADIWVVKRSDVRMLNEEERNMLKRLDNKDYRTTKGYGYLKKKWRHYEQQMLDETEILSWKEGKKNAGDKPERSGTT, encoded by the coding sequence ATGGATGCGAAAAGGGCAGACGGGTTTTACCAGGAGTTTGAAGTGTTCAGCAAACGGACAGATTCCGCCCCGATGCAATACCAGTTCAGCTTGCTTGCACCGAATCACGAACTGGCGCTTGTCATGGCCCAGGAAAACTTCATGAGGCGCGAGCCGGCTGCTGATATATGGGTTGTGAAGCGATCGGATGTCCGGATGCTGAATGAAGAAGAGCGGAACATGCTGAAGCGCCTTGACAACAAAGATTACCGCACGACGAAGGGGTACGGCTACTTGAAGAAAAAGTGGCGCCATTACGAGCAGCAGATGCTTGATGAAACAGAAATCCTGTCATGGAAGGAGGGGAAGAAAAATGCAGGTGACAAGCCCGAAAGAAGCGGCACAACATGA
- a CDS encoding EthD family reductase: MVKVIALYKQPKDKEKFEEYYYNHHVPLTEKIPGLRKMEMTKIVGSPMGESEFYLLCEMYYDDHESMKKALRTDEAKASGKDAMSFAGDIVTLMIGEEVEHAKA; the protein is encoded by the coding sequence ATGGTAAAAGTAATCGCATTGTACAAACAGCCGAAGGACAAAGAGAAGTTTGAGGAGTACTACTACAATCACCATGTGCCGCTGACGGAAAAAATCCCGGGCCTCCGCAAAATGGAGATGACAAAAATCGTCGGTTCCCCAATGGGCGAAAGCGAATTTTACCTCCTTTGCGAGATGTATTACGACGATCATGAATCGATGAAAAAAGCGCTCCGGACCGATGAGGCGAAAGCTTCAGGAAAAGATGCCATGTCGTTTGCCGGTGACATCGTCACACTGATGATCGGTGAGGAAGTTGAGCATGCCAAAGCATGA
- a CDS encoding enoyl-CoA hydratase/isomerase family protein: MPKHELIETQQEDGIAWIRLNRPDVLNALNRQLISEIVAEMESCDRDDNVKVIVLTGNGRAFAAGADICEMAAADAVSMDMENQFAEWDRLLQIKKPVIAAVNGFAFGGGFELALACDLRFASENAQFGFPEIKLGVMPGAGGTQWLTKYMGKAKALEWLWSGDPMKAKEAERFGIVNRLVAPELLEEETKKFAQKLARQPLMSLRLIKEAVAAAVDSTIAEGMKYERKNFYMLFATEDQKEGMKAFAEKRKPNFKDR; encoded by the coding sequence ATGCCAAAGCATGAGCTGATTGAAACGCAGCAAGAGGACGGGATCGCCTGGATCAGGCTGAACCGTCCCGATGTCCTTAATGCGCTCAATCGCCAGCTTATTTCCGAAATCGTTGCCGAGATGGAAAGCTGCGACCGTGATGATAACGTCAAGGTCATCGTGCTGACCGGTAACGGCAGGGCGTTTGCAGCCGGTGCGGATATCTGTGAAATGGCTGCTGCAGATGCCGTGTCGATGGATATGGAGAACCAGTTTGCGGAATGGGACCGGCTGCTGCAAATCAAAAAACCGGTCATTGCCGCGGTTAACGGCTTTGCTTTTGGCGGCGGGTTTGAACTTGCCCTCGCCTGTGACCTGCGGTTCGCTTCCGAAAACGCGCAGTTCGGGTTTCCGGAAATCAAGCTCGGTGTCATGCCCGGAGCGGGCGGCACCCAGTGGCTGACAAAGTATATGGGGAAAGCGAAGGCGCTCGAGTGGCTCTGGAGCGGGGACCCGATGAAAGCGAAAGAAGCGGAGCGCTTCGGGATTGTGAACCGGCTGGTCGCTCCTGAATTGCTGGAAGAGGAAACGAAGAAGTTTGCACAGAAGCTCGCCCGGCAGCCGCTCATGTCATTGCGGCTCATCAAAGAAGCCGTCGCCGCCGCGGTCGATTCCACGATAGCGGAAGGAATGAAGTATGAACGGAAAAACTTTTACATGCTGTTTGCGACAGAAGACCAGAAGGAAGGCATGAAGGCGTTCGCTGAAAAACGGAAGCCGAATTTCAAGGATCGATAG
- the paaC gene encoding 1,2-phenylacetyl-CoA epoxidase subunit PaaC: MQVTSPKEAAQHEEYLAALKELLFQLADDDFILAYRGSEWLGLAPHIEEDVAYSSINQNTMGHAAMYYLLLEELGEGDADALAHGREAAERRNAIILEEVNGTGHYLKEPRYDWAFAVVRHFFYDLAKKVRLESLKNSSYEPLAQTALKINIEQYYHIMHWKTWFIQLAGSEGEAARRMKEAVEKVWKDFGGVLTLGPQAEKMAEFGLIESEENLKMRWLHAVSDVLEKTGIALPGEPGIARGDGRSGIHTADLDAALSQLNEVYASGPALSW; this comes from the coding sequence ATGCAGGTGACAAGCCCGAAAGAAGCGGCACAACATGAGGAATATCTTGCAGCCCTGAAAGAATTGCTCTTTCAGCTGGCTGATGATGATTTCATTCTTGCTTACCGGGGTTCGGAATGGCTCGGCCTTGCTCCCCATATCGAGGAAGATGTCGCCTATTCATCAATCAACCAGAATACGATGGGGCATGCGGCCATGTACTATCTGCTTTTGGAAGAGCTCGGCGAAGGAGATGCCGATGCCCTTGCACACGGGAGGGAAGCGGCCGAACGGCGCAATGCCATCATCCTTGAGGAAGTGAACGGCACCGGGCACTACCTGAAAGAACCGCGGTATGACTGGGCGTTTGCGGTCGTCCGCCACTTCTTTTACGATCTTGCGAAAAAAGTGCGGCTTGAATCACTGAAAAATTCGTCCTATGAACCGCTTGCCCAGACGGCCTTAAAAATCAACATCGAACAATACTATCATATCATGCACTGGAAAACCTGGTTCATCCAGCTTGCGGGCAGTGAAGGCGAAGCGGCGCGCCGCATGAAAGAAGCTGTCGAGAAAGTGTGGAAGGATTTCGGCGGTGTACTGACCCTCGGTCCGCAAGCGGAAAAAATGGCCGAATTCGGGCTGATTGAAAGTGAAGAAAACCTGAAAATGCGGTGGCTTCATGCTGTGAGTGATGTGCTGGAAAAAACGGGAATCGCACTGCCGGGAGAACCGGGGATTGCAAGAGGTGACGGAAGAAGCGGCATTCATACCGCTGATCTTGATGCAGCGCTCTCCCAATTGAACGAAGTTTATGCTTCCGGGCCGGCTTTAAGCTGGTAG